From a single Rutidosis leptorrhynchoides isolate AG116_Rl617_1_P2 chromosome 5, CSIRO_AGI_Rlap_v1, whole genome shotgun sequence genomic region:
- the LOC139849139 gene encoding uncharacterized protein, which produces MTSEEVRKSNEVVSGTFVVNSKPTKVLFDCGANLSFVSPKFANKLGRPLVKFKNLVEVEIEDGKTIQGVDIDLILMTLGEFDVVVGMDWLDRYTADIACHENGGMAFLAHVVDTQEEPPSIRNIPVVDKFEDVFPDALSGVPPERKLNFALSWFRGILPLLRCPIV; this is translated from the exons ATGACTAGTGAGGAAGTGAGGAAGTCcaatgaagttgtttcaggtacttttgtGGTTAACTCTAAACCTACAAAGGTGCTTTTTGATTGTGgcgctaatttgtcttttgtttcTCCAAAGTTTGCGAATAAACTTGGTAGACCTCTAGTTAAGTTTAAAAATCTCGTAGAAGTCGAAATAGAGGATGGAAAAACCATACaaggggttgat attgacctCATACTAATGACATTGGGGGAATTCGATGTTGTTGTTggaatggattggctcgatcgttatacaGCCGACATTGCATGTCATGAAAA TGGAGGTATGGCTTTTCTAGCACATGTAGTCGATACACAAGAAGAGCCTCCATCCATTCGAAATATTCCTGTGGTAGATAAGTTTGAAGACGTGTTTCCAGATGCGTTATCGGGTGTTCCGCCGGAAAGAAAgttaaatttcgcattgagttggttccgggggataCTCCCATTGCTAAGATGCCCTATCGTTTAG